CACGGGCTGCCGATGCCGGACGCGCTGCGCTCCCATCGGGCGGAGGTGTTCATGAAGCTGGCCAGTTCCTGGCACTGCAAGGCGATGGCCGTGTTGAACAGGCTGACGTCTATGCGCTGGCCCTCGCCGGTGCGCGCGCGGTGGAACAGGGCGGTCACGGTCGAAAAGGCCAGCATCAGCGCGGTGGTCGCATCCACGAACGACGTCGCGGTCGGGGTGGGCGGCTCGTTCGCGCGCCCGTTCTGCGCCGCGAGGCCCGACATCGACTGGATCAGCAGGTCCTGGCCGGGGCGCGTCACGTAGGGGCCAGTCGGGCCGTAGCCGCTGCCCGCGACGTAGACGATCGACGGGTTGACGCGCTTGAGGTCCTCGTAGCCCAGGCCGAGCTTATCCATCACCCCGGGGCGGTAATTTTCGGTCACGACGTCGGCGTCCTTGACCAGCGCGTAAATGATCTCCTTGCCGCGCGGGTCTTTGAGATTGACCGTCACGCTGCGCTTGTTGCGGTTCATCGCCAGAAAGTAGGGGCTGACGCCGCCCAGAAGCTCGCCCATCGCGGGCAGGGTGCGCTCCCATTCACCCACGCCGGGCCGCTCGATCTTGATGATGTCCGCGCCCATGTCGCCCAAAAACTGCGTGCCCCACGGCCCCAGCATCATCTGGGTGAAGTCCAGCACGCGGACGCCTTCGAGTGCGCTTTTCATAGCCGGTGGTTGCCTCCGTGTGATCAGCGTAAGGTGTAGTGGTCGGGTTCAGGTTCGCGCAGTAGACCGCGCGCCAGAAGATCCAACGCGTGGGCGTGGACCATGTTCAGCGCGCGGAACTCCTGCCGCCGCTCCATGTGACGGCAGGTGAATTTCCAGATTGCGCCCAGGGAGACGGGCGCGGATTGGCCCGCGACAAAACGCACGATCGTGCGCTCCACACTGTCGATGTAGTCGTGCGCGTGCGCGACCAGCGCGTCCGCCGCGGCGGGCGTCATCGGCGCGAAGTGCGCCGCCAGGATTCGCTGTACGTCCAGCTCGCGCACCAGCCGCCGGATCTTGTCCAGGCTGGCGCGGTAGCCGCCGACGGTCAGATGGCTGTGGAACTGCGGCCAGTCCAGGCCGGTGATCGCGTCGCCCAGGATCAGCGTGCGCGTGGAGGACTCGAACCAGCCCAGTTCGGCCAGCATGTGCCCCGGCAGGCTGAACGCGCGCAGCGTCACGCCGCCGCCCAGGTCGAACAGCACGCCCTCATCGACGTGCAGGTCGAGCGGGACCGGCGCGTCCAGAAACGAAAACACTTCGTCGCGTAATTCGGGCGTGTCCGGCATGAGGTGCGGGAAGGGCCGCGCGAACTCCTGGTACTGCCGCTCGAAATCGGCGT
This sequence is a window from Aggregatilinea lenta. Protein-coding genes within it:
- a CDS encoding CaiB/BaiF CoA transferase family protein, with amino-acid sequence MKSALEGVRVLDFTQMMLGPWGTQFLGDMGADIIKIERPGVGEWERTLPAMGELLGGVSPYFLAMNRNKRSVTVNLKDPRGKEIIYALVKDADVVTENYRPGVMDKLGLGYEDLKRVNPSIVYVAGSGYGPTGPYVTRPGQDLLIQSMSGLAAQNGRANEPPTPTATSFVDATTALMLAFSTVTALFHRARTGEGQRIDVSLFNTAIALQCQELASFMNTSARWERSASGIGSPWLAAPFGIYATSDGYIAISMNSLSVLGELLDLPELAAYDTPRAAYDQRDTIKPLIETRVCTESSEHWLALFATRDLWCAKVQDFEDLMHDPQVAHNDLIQTVEHPELGPIKVIGMPVRFSETPGTIRLSPPLVGEHTDEVLRAAGYTPEQIETFHAEGVI
- a CDS encoding MBL fold metallo-hydrolase translates to MTDFTFDGPLFQVRTDLDPVVPLYVYLVKGATYAVWIDSGIKNMFPLLEATMDRAGVAPQDLRFVLHTHSHHDHIGCNAQLRAATGCLIAAPSYYAAWHADFERQYQEFARPFPHLMPDTPELRDEVFSFLDAPVPLDLHVDEGVLFDLGGGVTLRAFSLPGHMLAELGWFESSTRTLILGDAITGLDWPQFHSHLTVGGYRASLDKIRRLVRELDVQRILAAHFAPMTPAAADALVAHAHDYIDSVERTIVRFVAGQSAPVSLGAIWKFTCRHMERRQEFRALNMVHAHALDLLARGLLREPEPDHYTLR